A DNA window from Vigna unguiculata cultivar IT97K-499-35 chromosome 10, ASM411807v1, whole genome shotgun sequence contains the following coding sequences:
- the LOC114167615 gene encoding probable disease resistance protein RPP1: MQWLPLKLHQVEIAINSEYLLQKLRWISSNGYSSEYFHSKFCVDDAIAIDLKRSLLGRLWKAPQVLKSLKVLNLSHSKYLTTTPDFNGLPSLEQLILKCCPRLRKVHPSIGCLCNLLLLNLKDCTSLSNLPRRIYKLKSLRTLILSGCSEIDIMDKDVAHLESLITLITENTAVKQVPFSIVSSKGIGYISLRPFESNFFSSIIRSWMSPTMNPLSYIHSFCMDIDDNRWDDIGPLLSHLRNLRSVVVQCNTEFQLSKQVKDILVEYFANITESGTSKHHIRSSLIGVGRCNEFLNTVGYSISKVLARNESCDVSLPAINDPYCLPHMGEGHSVSFTVPSDSDMKGMTLCVVYLSNPKIIEPEFTTVLIVNYTKCTCHIHNHGTVISFNDDDWHGIVSNLESGDKVEIFVNFGDGLVVKNTAVYLICGESKNLEETSEPKKFSLIRFIKKVVM, encoded by the exons ATGCAGTGGTTGCCTCTGAAACTACATCAAGTAGAAATAGCAATAAATTCTGAGTACCTTTTACAGAAACTAAGATGGATCAGTTCGAATGGGTATTCTTCAGAATACTTTCATAGCAAATTTTGTGTGGACGATGCAATAGCGATTGATTTAAAGCGCAGTCTTCTTGGACGCCTCTGGAAAGCACCTCAG GTTTTGAAGTCGCTAAAAGTCCTTAACCTCAGTCACTCCAAGTATTTAACAACAACCCCTGACTTTAACGGACTACCAAGTCTTGAACAACTCATTCTGAAATGTTGTCCAAGATTGCGCAAAGTACACCCATCAATTGGATGTCTCTGCAATCTTTTACTGCTAAATTTGAAAGACTGTACAAGTCTAAGCAATCTCCCCAGAAGGATATATAAGTTGAAATCTTTAAGAACTCTGATTCTCTCTGGTTGTTCGGAGATTGACATAATGGATAAAGATGTAGCACATTTGGAATCCTTGATAACTCTAATTACTGAAAATACAGCTGTGAAACAAGTGCCTTTTTCAATTGTAAGCTCAAAAGGCATTGGATACATATCCCTACGTCCATTTgagagtaattttttttcttctatcatTCGATCTTGGATGTCGCCAACAATGAATCCCCTATCTTACATACATTCGTTTTGCATGGATATAGATGATAATAGATGGGATGATATTGGGCCATTACTTAGCCACCTTAGAAATCTTCGAAGTGTTGTGGTGCAATGTAACACCGAGTTTCAACTATCTAAACAAGTTAAAGATATTCTGGTTGAATATTTTGCAAATATTACAGAATCAGGAACTTCAAAGCATCACATCAGGTCTTCTTTGATTGGTGTTGGAAGATGCAATGAATTCTTGAATACTGTCGGCTACAGCATATCTAAG GTATTGGCAAGGAACGAGTCTTGTGATGTTTCTCTCCCAGCTATTAATGATCCTTATTGTTTGCCCCATATGGGTGAGGGACACTCTGTTTCTTTCACTGTGCCTTCAGATAGTGACATGAAGGGAATGACTCtgtgtgttgtttatttatcaaaCCCTAAAATCATAGAACCTGAATTTACTACGGTCTTAATTGTTAATTACACAAAGTGTACATGCCACATACACAATCATGGCacagtaatttcttttaatgatGATGATTGGCATGGCATAGTGTCAAATTTAGAATCTGGAGACAAGGTGgaaatttttgtgaattttggTGATGGATTGGTGGTTAAGAATACAGCGGTGTATCTGATATGTGGTGAATCAAAGAACTTGGAAGAAACGTCTGAGCCAAAGAAATTTTCTCTCATTAGATTCATAAAGAAAGTTGTAATGTGA
- the LOC114165138 gene encoding disease resistance protein ADR2-like: protein MDFPSSTSKLPRKYDVLINFTGEDIHRKFVSHLHYALSAVGLTTFLHHQDAVQPMNIQQPILNLCRIAIVVFTKTYSESAWCLHQLQQIIKCHETYCQHVLPVYYEIQPSDVRLQQGRFGKAFKETAHQTFSEQELEHGMSRWSHALTKAANCFGYDERNYRSDAELVEKIAKFVVNLPVLSATKFPVGLQSRMEDVIQTIKNKSTEICKIGICGEGGSGKTTLAKAIYHQIHDTFKEKSFLEDIRQVSGIREDLRLQEQLLLDVLKTKVEIPSVDIGRKMIRERLFGKRMLIVLDDLPDFCELLDILKCNHLFSGGTVIIITTRDEHILRQHGIDSIFQSKLMYENESLELLSWHAFREAKPKKPHYEHAIDIVHYCGGLPLALEVIGSSLFERTGNEWYSILCYEDPKWLWSIR, encoded by the exons ATGGACTTCCCCTCTTCAACATCCAAACTGCCACGGAAGTACGATGTGCTCATCAACTTTACTGGAGAAGACATTCACAGAAAATTTGTTTCTCATCTTCATTATGCCCTCTCTGCTGTTGGACTCACCACTTTCCTTCACCATCAAGATGCAGTGCAACCAATGAACATCCAACAACCTATTCTCAACCTCTGTCGGATAGCAATTGTTGTTTTCACCAAAACATATTCTGAGTCTGCTTGGTGtcttcatcaacttcaacaAATCATCAAATGTCACGAAACTTATTGTCAACATGTTCTGCCCGTATATTACGAAATTCAGCCATCTGATGTACGTCTTCAGCAGGGTCGTTTTGGAAAAGCCTTTAAAGAAACTGCACACCAAACATTCTCAGAACAAGAACTGGAGCATGGCATGTCCAGGTGGAGCCACGCACTCACCAAAGCTGCAAATTGCTTTGGATATGATGAGCGCAATTACAG GAGTGATGCTGAACTAGTGGAAAAAATTGCTAAGTTCGTTGTTAATTTACCGGTCCTGTCTGCAACTAAATTTCCAGTTGGGTTACAATCCCGAATGGAAGATGTGATTCAAACTATCAAAAATAAATCCACggaaatttgtaaaatagggATATGCGGAGAGGGAGGATCTGGTAAAACCACTCTTGCCAAAGCCATCTACCATCAAATTCATGATACATTCAAGGAGAAAAGTTTCTTGGAAGATATTAGACAAGTTAGCGGAATAAGAGAAGATCTTCGTCTACAAGAACAACTTCTTTTAGATGTCCTAAAAACAAAGGTGGAGATACCTAGCGTTGATATAGGAAGAAAAATGATTCGAGAAAGACTTTTCGGGAAACGGATGCTCATTGTACTTGATGACTTGCCTGACTTTTGTGAACTTTTAGACATACTGAAATGCAATCATTTGTTCAGTGGAGGAACTGTAATAATCATTACAACAAGAGACGAACACATACTGAGGCAACATGGAATTGATTCTATTTTTCAGAGCAAGCTAATGTATGAAAATGAGTCCCTTGAGCTTCTTAGTTGGCACGCATTTAGGGAAGCAAAACCGAAAAAACCACACTATGAGCATGCAATAGATATAGTTCATTATTGTGGAGGACTACCTCTAGCTCTTGAAGTGATTGGAAGTAGTTTATTTGAAAGAACGGGAAATGAATGGTATTCG ATCCTATGCTACGAAGATCCTAAATGGTTGTGGAGTATACGCTGA
- the LOC114165789 gene encoding TMV resistance protein N-like, protein MEFVSSSSKLPRNYDVLINFTGEDIHRKFVSHLEFAFSTVGLTTFLHHQNAVKSTHIQQPILNLCRVAIVVFTKTYSQSAWCLNQLQQIIKWHQTYCRHVLPVYYEIQPSDVRLQKGDFGKTLKATARQTFLGQQLEDGLSRWSQALTKAANFFGWDESNHWSDAELVDNIVKSVLNLPVLSVTKFPVGLQYRVQDVIQTIKDKSEEVCIIGIWGERGSGKTTLARAIYHQIHGTFTEKSFVEDISEVNLTRGYVSLQRQLLSDVLKRKVEIHSVEMGRKMTMERLSGKRVLIVLDDMNEYGPFFDLCRYRKRLSGGTVIIITTTDRDLLVNHSDSVFSIQLMNDMESIELLSWHAFREAKPKQEYEDFARRVVRYCGGLPLALEVIGSTLFETTEEEWCSVLFELEENPQHSVIHKLKISFDCLRNQMEKDLFLDVCCFFVGKDRAYAMKILNGCVVDADSGIRVLIERSLIKVSKNNKFGMHPLLRKMGRQISLDILGNKHGKNIELWFDKDVEYALPHNTLLSSQKTEVIQRLVLTLRDFSELNPLDLRDPQTKFTEDPDYLYEKLRWIRLQGFSSEYLPNDYGRGDTIAIDLKHSLLQRVWKQPQVLRSLKFLNLSHSMHLKETPNLSGLPCLEQLILKCCPKLRKVHQSIGCLCNLLLLNLKDCTSLSNLPRGIYKSKSLRTLILSGCSKIEIMDKDITQMESLITLIAENTAVKSLPFSIVSSKSIGYISTHQFEGLSRSFFLLSFGLGCRQQ, encoded by the exons ATGGAATTCGTCTCTTCATCGTCCAAACTCCCACGGAATTACGATGTTTTGATCAACTTTACTGGAGAAGACATCCACAGGAAATTTGTTTCTCATCTCGAATTTGCCTTCTCTACGGTTGGGCTCACCACTTTCCTTCACCACCAGAATGCAGTGAAGTCAACGCACATCCAACAACCTATTCTCAACCTCTGTCGGGTAGCGATTGTTGTTTTCACCAAAACCTATTCTCAATCTGCTTGGTGTCTTAATCAGCTTCAACAAATCATCAAATGGCACCAAACTTATTGCCGACATGTTCTGCCCGTATATTACGAAATCCAACCATCTGATGTACGTCTTCAGAAGGGTGATTTTGGGAAAACCTTGAAGGCTACTGCACGACAAACATTTTTAGGGCAACAACTGGAGGATGGCTTGTCGAGATGGAGCCAAGCACTCACCAAAGCTGCAAATTTCTTTGGATGGGATGAGAGCAATCATTG GAGCGATGCTGAACTAGTGGACAACATTGTTAAGAGCGTACTTAATTTACCAGTCCTGTCAGTTACTAAATTTCCAGTTGGATTACAATACCGTGTGCAAGATGTGATTCAAACTATCAAAGATAAATCCGAGGAAGTTTGTATAATAGGGATATGGGGAGAGAGAGGATCTGGTAAAACCACTCTTGCCAGAGCCATCTACCATCAAATTCATGGTACATTCACGGAGAAAAGTTTCGTTGAAGATATCTCAGAAGTTAATCTAACGAGAGGGTATGTTAGTTTACAAAGACAACTTCTTTCAGATGTACTAAAAAGAAAGGTGGAGATACATAGCGTTGAGATGGGAAGAAAAATGACTATGGAAAGACTTTCTGGGAAACGAGTGCTCATTGTACTTGATGATATGAATGAGTATGGTCCATTTTTTGACTTATGCAGATATCGTAAAAGACTCAGTGGAGGAACCGTAATAATCATTACAACAACAGATAGAGACCTATTGGTGAATCATTCAGATTCTGTATTTTCGATACAGCTGATGAACGACATGGAGTCCATTGAGCTTCTTAGTTGGCACGCATTTAGAGAAGCAAAACCAAAACAAGAATACGAAGACTTTGCAAGAAGAGTGGTTAGATATTGTGGAGGACTACCTCTAGCTCTTGAAGTCATTGGAAGTACTTTATTTGAAACGACGGAAGAAGAATGGtgtagtgtattgtttgaattaGAGGAAAATCCCCAGCATTCTGTTAtacataaattgaaaataagtttCGACTGTTTACGCAATCAAATGGAAAAAGATTTATTCCTTGATGTATGCTGTTTCTTTGTTGGTAAGGACAGAGCCTATGCTATGAAGATTCTAAATGGCTGTGTAGTAGACGCTGATAGTGGAATAAGAGTCTTGATAGAGCGTAGCCTCATAAAAGTTTCCAAGAACAACAAATTTGGAATGCATCCTTTGCTACGAAAAATGGGAAGACAAATTAGTCTGGATATTTTAGGAAACAAACATGGGAAGAACATTGAACTGTGGTTTGATAAGGATGTAGAATATGCACTGCCACATAATACT cTCCTTTCATCACAGAAGACAGAAGTGATTCAGAGATTGGTTTTAACCTTAAGAGATTTCTCCGAACTTAATCCTTTAGATTTAAGAGACCCACAGACAAAATTCACTGAAGATCCTGACTACCTTTATGAGAAACTGAGATGGATAAGATTGCAAGGGTTTTCTTCAGAATACCTACCTAACGACTATGGTCGGGGTGACACAATAGCGATTGATTTAAAACACAGTCTTCTTCAACGCGTCTGGAAACAACCCCAG GTTTTGAGGTCGCTAAAATTCCTTAATCTTAGTCACTCCATGCACTTGAAAGAAACACCTAACCTTTCAGGGCTACCATGTCTTGAACAGCTCATTCTGAAATGTTGTCCAAAATTGCGAAAAGTACACCAATCTATCGGATGTCTCTGCAATCTTTTACTGCTAAATTTGAAGGACTGTACAAGTCTAAGCAATCTCCCTAGAGGGATATACAAGTCGAAATCTTTAAGAACTCTCATTCTCTCTGGTTGTTCCAAGATTGAGATAATGGATAAAGATATAACGCAGATGGAATCCTTGATAACTCTAATTGCTGAAAATACAGCTGTGAAATCACTTCCTTTTTCAATTGTAAGCTCAAAAAGCATTGGATATATATCAACACATCAATTTGAGGGATTGTCTCGTAGTTTTTTCCTGTTATCATTCGGTCTTGGATGTCGCCAACAATGA